A region of Ferruginibacter albus DNA encodes the following proteins:
- a CDS encoding DUF3606 domain-containing protein — MSKDLKMKLPSNMDRIDSNDMGEFIWWSTHFGIGFEKLLSIIRKVGNSAEDVRNCILVDHIT, encoded by the coding sequence ATGAGCAAAGATCTGAAAATGAAATTGCCATCCAATATGGATAGAATAGACAGTAATGATATGGGCGAATTTATTTGGTGGTCAACACATTTTGGAATTGGCTTTGAAAAGCTTTTATCAATTATCAGGAAAGTAGGGAATTCAGCAGAAGATGTAAGAAATTGTATTCTTGTTGATCATATTACTTAA